Proteins co-encoded in one Yamadazyma tenuis chromosome 1, complete sequence genomic window:
- the BLM3 gene encoding Proteasome activator BLM10 (EggNog:ENOG503NWBP; COG:S), translating into MSDNMNSEDIDPKNQISAPVPIRGSQGNGVRNTQSSGETPHPQIHAFDRSSINDGFGSLTPNTSRRVANRRPSYNSIEVSRESHYNLDYPEDPKEVSRLQLDPKSRFYARNRPRTLNLHQMLPYETELPKDQAKFLSHIVSHLYIAIKTLDIQGSLSVTARDLAALKNVSGLSDLDIALETNLFEMNTEGDHLADDDANTYFSVDEYADSESEADDDEAEDVGDIEKDRNESVSQHKKSPKSAAVVGVRIWTNELLVWLKMKYEMPITLRIALAKVYYAICLCRGQYINLKIYVKAFELLTKDVQLLKQNGLVLEWKDLLNELKNHFSSIDCSIDNFEKKDNKQLLRLAERGSNFFDSEALPIIYESLGQHISISNPSLVLCSMSLLPFAYSGQGIESIYDIRHYISSFFYLWEKFHKSHELDSHLTSRTGTLAMSALAEINENGYKNIPVENEDIRNTFGAYGIYTESQIEMLLNNLLNNLGISQEKFGSNNSNFFHGYSSTLVFSIKGSNALDDNGILDKIRTLLNAIESYVHPTNSGNWTKSISKLVYSLVYQFQKRFNQEHNKYGVLGDLPDELKLNPQVVNRFVEILLPIVRTGLQSKKPAAVDNYLSALSTLAYLNSELVLETVLLDLYESLEGVISTHRVSVALRALDELARYFASTKIYRVHLTRLLSLAIPGIDSNDLEKTLLTLNLFQTVANFVPFHDLTNGDGVTNLAIDLTQNHIDFLQRKIYSSFYQGQLDDDFMSDNFEVSEDLEIEALKSSTAAFPVLLKTLVQKIFTLLENIPDPSKSGGMEKTIADSLPSYLYIIFESLSDDIFKQVRNTIFDFVFNNTIHTVADIVAEVCGGLIKRDPTAFPKYSEILISRIKEEIEENGSGSSRTGIDIVPRDRALFWYLIVLNECIGNASANVVDVADDLNQLVYYLMEHVKGPTVFASSYIVNQILQSITKIKIRELRLVSPTYAAKNGITEQCWGGFQFDERRFSEENLTFDWYLPTDKEVKLAVDFFTDLTSKVLGNISSLMQSHIQNEKKDASSSIELTDDLKNNFLYLSYALSGVSFLFDPSFEEDIPKLNQHQNETIQQRLLLLKQIRSVKDETSRGADESRIENLQENLQRIVDDMSNDDLIQYNDEDEASEPGGNLDDNKGKGKDDDRLGPDLNKLTQDSLDYAKKLIFDLQRSESASPDLKDSSVRASPGIEGVPVSQMNPGITFRERKLYTSRYYFGDDMEKRRSSDLYIKLHRFRYSIGRSLHLICKFLTAHFHDNTKLLKHFLYVVNMWISDVGRERLLDQSHAKVDYTFINNTQSINRVRKPFTRIAIGSRLEAYHSLRVALHATSRTQTDLDKLLLEDLVKMAVSTYSAVAKPAQASLIDAMKRLNGSYNVIIRSSLKYLSKALDEKNNKKIESGLGMFNLRRIKSKIQNDYFNLQKFVSLLHRCLLVDGLEVNELAQKLFKGVYTNITPPSSVCLINFEYIDSIRPPDAYIDLEINAVKQAKEKKRSLYLEKLRKLENCVVLNESSSNYWKLSSLNLSLLIDLQLDLEIPTNDEIFRLLAKQASSDHPIISRLALKGITKIMNKLYVRQLMSYDLKNLFDLEYINPDVKVIKTNDPDSSDSYYLKWRKEMEHSEKHDFYIDNKANTGWLFWGEEMKVVTNEPRYELKLDEIDLEAVKSFGNCITKQWFYNIVKLWVTDNEANSAYQATDVYFTSTIVLLISNGVVDEMSFNDLLAVVEEIYEKDDKSVHIVVCEILAGILISSKFLTADLIEKRDVFITRFLKTILENDLSPDTSNIWTVFSWWVPAHIDSRRFPEITDLLIKFKLDKQSDFAFRDSMRLSYIRSFVAAITWKFTDPEEVLGMCLDNVNHHYQAVREQIGSLLSMLTFVYYPDSAKDFKTFTQLCNSPQGVSPAADKIKEIVPVVFERIEAWRLEVVDKTPQEILKSDYIYASMTVLTWLKQALCTSISAMYQDFVVSHAVPFLIKLINMKEVCQLGNINPIGALKLMSQLPFNDKNLANVVLMLGNLYHKEKLNVVQSIVVGEFTETFYFKNLLKLKRNQRAVIINLTNELLFHKQVSVRESAASTLAGLIHISPPNEIEGLIHKFTENYKHQLDQIRKKYRKGGFRNIPAEHIVILHGATLGLGSLIHAFSFLSPPPKWVPELLTILANKSSGIPGLVGKTAKESLGKFKKTRQDTWHVDSKVFNETQMQDLEGVLMKSYFI; encoded by the coding sequence ATGTCAGACAACATGAACAGCGAGGACATCGATCCCAAGAATCAGATCCTGGCCCCGGTGCCCATCAGAGGCTCCCAAGGCAATGGTGTCAGGAACACCCAGCTGTCCGGGGAAACTCCTCACCCACAAATACATGCATTTGACCGATCAAGCATCAACGACGGGTTTGGCCTGTTGACCCCCAACACATCCCGAAGAGTCGCAAACCGCAGACCATCCTACAACAGCATCGAGGTGTCCCGTGAATCCCACTACAATTTGGACTATCCTGAAGACCCCAAGGAAGTTTCCAGACTTCAATTGGACCCCAAATCTCGGTTTTACGCCAGAAACAGACCCAGAACCTTGAACCTTCACCAGATGTTGCCGTACGAGACCGAATTGCCCAAGGACCAGGCGAAGTTTTTGAGCCATATTGTGTCTCACTTGTACATTGCCATTAAGACCTTGGATATCCAAGGCCTGTTGTCGGTAACTGCCAGAGATCTTGCAGCCTTGAAGAATGTGAGCGGCTTATCGGACCTCGATATTGCTTTGGAGACAAACTTATTCGAGATGAACACCGAAGGTGATCACCTTGCTGATGACGATGCCAACACCTACTTTTCTGTCGATGAGTATGCGGACTCGGAGAGCGAAGCGGACGACGATGAGGCTGAGGATGTGGGAGACATTGAAAAGGACCGCAATGAGTCGGTTCTGCAGCACAAGAAGTCTCCCAAATCTGCTGCCGTGGTGGGTGTACGGATCTGGACCAACGAGTTATTGGTGtggttgaaaatgaagTATGAGATGCCCATCACCTTGCGGATTGCGTTGGCCAAAGTGTACTACGCGATCTGCCTTTGTCGGGGCCAGtatatcaacttgaagatctaTGTGAAGGCGTTTGAGTTGTTGACGAAGGACgtccaacttctcaaacAGAATGGCTTGGTTCTTGAATGGAAGGATCTTCTTAACGAATTGAAAAACCATTTTAGTAGCATTGACTGCTCAATCgacaactttgaaaaaaaggACAATAAACAATTGCTCCGGTTAGCTGAAAGGGGatccaatttttttgaTTCTGAGGCCTTGCCTATTATCTATGAAAGCTTGGGTCAACATATTTCCATCTCGAACCCTTCTTTGGTGCTCTGTTCAATGTCTTTGTTACCATTCGCTTACAGTGGCCAGGGAATAGAAAGTATTTACGACATCAGACACTATATTTCATCTTTCTTTTACTTGTGGGAGAAGTTCCACAAGAGCCACGAACTTGACTCCCATCttacttcaagaacagGAACTCTTGCGATGTCTGCTTTGGCCGAAATAAATGAAAACGGATACAAGAATATCCCCGtggaaaatgaagatattaGAAATACCTTTGGAGCTTATGGTATCTACACGGAACTGCAAATTGAGATGTTGCTTAATAATTTATTAAACAATCTTGGAATCCTGCAAGAGAAATTCGGCTCTAACAACTCCAATTTCTTTCATGGATATTCTTCCACTCTCGTATTTTCAATCAAAGGTTCGAATGCTTTGGATGACAACGGTATTTTGGACAAAATAAGGACCTTATTGAATGCCATTGAGAGTTATGTTCATCCCACCAACTCGGGGAATTGGACCAAATCGATCTCAAAATTGGTTTACAGCTTGGTATATCAGTTCCAAAAGAGATTCAACCAGGAACATAATAAATATGGCGTGTTAGGAGATTTGCCcgatgagttgaagttgaatccTCAGGTTGTGAACCGGTTTGTGGAAATTCTTTTACCTATTGTCAGAACTGGGTTGCAGTCCAAAAAGCCTGCCGCAGTAGACAATTATCTTCTGGCATTGAGTACATTGGCATATTTGAACTCGGAACTTGTATTGGAGACTGTGTTGTTGGATCTCTATGAGTCCTTAGAAGGTGTGATTTCAACTCACAGGGTCTCTGTAGCACTTCGAGCTCTTGACGAGCTTGCCAGATACTTTGCATCGACGAAAATCTACAGAGTTCATTTGACAAGATTGTTGCTGTTGGCAATCCCTGGAATTGATTCaaatgacttggaaaaaacATTGTTAACATTGAATCTTTTCCAAACTGTCGCCAACTTTGTTCCGTTCCACGATTTAACAAATGGTGACGGGGTCACGAATTTGGCTATTGATTTGACGCAGAATCATATAgattttcttcaacgaAAGATTTACAGTAGCTTCTACCAAGGACAACtcgatgatgatttcaTGAGTGATAATTTCGAGGTGAGTGAAGATTTAGAGATTGAAGCTTTAAAGTCTTCAACTGCAGCCTTCCcggttttgttgaagactttggTTCAAAAAATCTTTACTTTGCTAGAGAACATTCCTGATCCCAGCAAAAGTGGTGGCATGGAAAAGACAATTGCCGATTCTCTTCCAAGCTACCTTTATATCATTTTTGAATCCCTTTCtgatgatattttcaaACAAGTCCGGAACACGATTTTCGATTTTGTTTTTAATAATACTATTCACACAGTTGCTGACATAGTTGCCgaagtttgtggaggttTAATCAAACGTGACCCAACAGCTTTCCCTAAATACAGTGagattttgatttcaagaatcaaggaagaaatcgaagagAACGGATCAGGTTCCTCCAGAACTGGTATTGATATTGTTCCTAGAGATCGGGCTCTCTTTTGGTATTTAATTGTCTTGAACGAGTGTATCGGAAATGCTAGTGCCAACGTAGTAGATGTTGCCGATGACTTAAACCAACTAGTTTACTACTTGATGGAACACGTCAAGGGTCCAACTGTTTTTGCGTCTTCGTATATCGTGAACCAGATTCTCCAGTCGATTacaaaaatcaaaatcaggGAATTGAGATTGGTCTCACCAACTTACGCTGCAAAAAATGGAATAACGGAACAGTGTTGGGGCGGATTTCAGTTTGACGAGAGAAGGTTTTCCGAAGAGAATTTGACATTTGACTGGTATTTACCTACTGACAAAGAAGTCAAATTAGCAGTGGACTTCTTTACGGATTTGACCTCTAAAGTACTTGGAAACATTCTGTCATTAATGCAAAGTCATATTCAAAACGAAAAGAAAGAtgcttcatcttccattGAGTTGACGGACGACTTAAaaaacaactttttgtaCTTAAGTTATGCGTTGAGTGGGGTCTCATTCTTGTTCGACccttcttttgaagaggATATTCCTAAATTGAACCAACATCAAAATGAAACTATTCAACAAAGATTGCTCTTATTGAAGCAAATTAGATCCGTCAAAGACGAAACGAGCAGAGGAGCAGACGAGCTGAGAATTGAAAATTTGCAAGAAAACCTTCAAAGGATCGTTGACGATATGAGCAATGATGACTTGATCCAATACAACGACGAGGATGAAGCTTCAGAGCCCGGTGGAAACTTGGACGACAATAAGGGCAAAGGTAAAGATGATGATCGGTTGGGCCCCGATCTCAATAAATTGACGCAGGATAGCTTGGATTATGCTAAGAAGCTCATCTTTGACTTGCAAAGGTCTGAATCAGCATCGCCAGATTTAAAAGACTCCAGTGTTAGGGCATCCCCCGGCATTGAAGGGGTACCAGTTTCTCAAATGAATCCAGGAATCACGTTCAGAGAAAGAAAGTTGTACACATCCAGATACTACTTTGGGGATGACATGGAAAAAAGGAGATCAAGCGATCTTTATATCAAGTTGCATAGATTCCGGTACTCCATTGGTAGAAGCTTACATCTTATTTGCAAGTTTTTGACTGCACATTTCCACGACAATACCAAATTATTGAAGCACTTTCTTTACGTAGTGAACATGTGGATTTCTGATGTGGGAAGAGAAAGATTGTTAGATCAAAGTCATGCCAAAGTTGATTACACCTTTATAAATAACACCCAGAGTATAAACAGGGTTAGAAAGCCTTTCACAAGAATAGCCATAGGTTCAAGGCTTGAAGCTTATCATCTGTTGAGAGTGGCTTTACAtgcaacttcaagaactcagACCGACTTGGATAAGCTTTTATTAGAAGATTTGGTAAAGATGGCAGTTTCGACGTATTCAGCTGTCGCAAAGCCTGCTCAAGCATCTTTGATAGATGCAATGAAGAGACTCAATGGTTCATATAATGTCATCATCAGATCCTCGTTGAAGTATCTTTCCAAGGCTTTGGAtgagaagaacaacaagaaaattGAAAGCGGCTTGGGTatgttcaacttgagaAGAATCAAAAGCAAAATTCAAAATGACTATTTCAATTTGCAAAAATTCGTGAGCTTATTGCATCGGTGTTTATTAGTGGATGGGTTAGAGGTGAATGAACTTGCTCAGAAGTTATTCAAAGGTGTCTATACCAACATCACTCCTCCAAGTAGTGTTTGTCTAATCAATTTTGAGTACATCGATTCTATTAGACCCCCAGATGCTTATATTGATTTAGAGATCAATGCTGTCAAACAAGcgaaggaaaagaagagactGTTGTATCTTGAAAAGCTCAggaagttggaaaactgTGTTGTACTTAATGAGAGTTCTTCCAACTACTGGAAACTTTCatctttgaacttgtcgTTATTGATTGACTTGCAACTTGATTTGGAAATCCCAACAAACGATGAGATCTTTAGGCTATTAGCTAAACAAGCTAGCTCCGATCACCCAATTATATCTAGATTAGCCTTGAAGGGTATAACTAAAATCATGAACAAGTTGTATGTCAGACAGTTAATGAGCTATGATTTAAAGaacttgtttgacttggagTATATCAATCCAGATGTAAAGGTAATTAAGACAAACGACCCTGATAGCTCTGACTCCTATTACCTCAAATGGAGAAAAGAGATGGAGCATAGTGAGAAGCACGATTTCTACATCGATAACAAGGCCAATACCGGTTGGTTGTTTTGGggagaagaaatgaagGTGGTCACCAATGAGCCAAGGTATGAATTGAAATTGGACGAAATTGATTTAGAGGCTGTGAAGTCATTTGGTAATTGTATTACCAAACAATGGTTCTACAATATAGTAAAACTCTGGGTTACTGATAATGAAGCCAACTCGGCATATCAAGCTACGGATGTCTATTTCACCTCGACAATTGTGTTACTCATCTCTAACGGAGTCGTCGATGAGATGAGTTTCAATGATTTACttgctgttgttgaggaAATATATGAAAAAGATGACAAGAGTGTCCATATAGTTGTTTGTGAGATCTTGGCTGGTATCTTGATTAGTTCCAAGTTCTTAACGGCAGATTTAATTGAGAAGAGAGATGTTTTCATTACTAGATTTTTGAAAACTATCTTAGAGAACGACTTGTCTCCTGATACCAGCAACATTTGGACAGTCTTTTCGTGGTGGGTTCCTGCTCATATTGATAGTAGGCGGTTCCCTGAAATCACTGACTTGCTTAttaagttcaagttggacaaaCAATCGGATTTTGCCTTTAGAGACTCGATGAGATTGAGTTACATCAGGTCGTTTGTGGCAGCCATAACATGGAAGTTCACCGACCCCGAAGAGGTTTTAGGGATGTGTTTAGACAACGTCAACCACCATTACCAGGCGGTCAGAGAGCAGATCGGATCACTCTTGTCGATGCTTACATTTGTTTACTATCCTGATTCAGcaaaagatttcaagaCTTTCACCCAATTGTGCAATTCACCACAAGGTGTGAGTCCTGCAGCAGATAAGATCAAAGAGATTGTTCCAGTGGTGTTCGAAAGGATAGAAGCTTGGAGATtggaagttgttgataagACCCCAcaagaaatcttgaaatcaGACTATATCTACGCATCTATGACGGTACTAACATGGTTAAAACAAGCATTATGCACCAGTATTTCTGCCATGTATCAAGACTTTGTGGTTAGCCATGCGGTTccgttcttgatcaagttgatcaacatgAAGGAGGTATGCCAGCTAGGTAATATCAACCCAATTGGAgcattgaagttgatgtcACAACTTCCTTTCAACGACAAGAACCTTGCCAACGTGGTGTTAATGCTTGGGAATCTTTATCACaaggagaagttgaatgTGGTGCAATCCATCGTTGTGGGTGAGTTCACAGAAACGTtttacttcaagaacttgttgaagttgaaacGCAACCAGCGAGCAGTTATCATTAACTTGACCAACGAGTTGCTCTTCCACAAGCAAGTGTCAGTCAGAGAGTCAGcagcttcaactttggcGGGATTAATCCATATCTCTCCACCAAATGAGATTGAAGGGTTGATTCACAAGTTCACGGAGAACTACAAGCACCAGTTGGATCAGATCAGAAAGAAGTATAGAAAAGGAGGATTCAGGAATATTCCAGCTGAGCATATTGTCATTCTTCACGGAGCCACGCTTGGTTTGGGATCATTGATTCATGCATTTTCGTTCTTATCTCCGCCTCCCAAATGGGTTCCTGAACTCTTGACGATATTGGCCAACAAGTCATCGGGTATTCCTGGACTTGTTGGTAAGACTGCCAAAGAGTCACTTggaaagttcaagaaaaccaGGCAAGATACCTGGCATGTTGATAGTAAGGTGTTCAACGAGACTCAGATGCAAGATTTGGAGGGTGTGCTCATGAAGAGTTATTTCATCTAG
- the ARB1 gene encoding ABC transporter ATP-binding protein arb1 (BUSCO:EOG092614E6; EggNog:ENOG503NUDQ; COG:S) → MSAVSASKAKREQKRLEREAKKASEGKATKKTKKQIAKDAEEKDVDDAEAQIAKLKLQTDEDGISDRVTTGVLSSLVTSRDIKITSVSLLFHGKVLIQDSVLELNYGRRYGLLGENGCGKSTLLKSIAAREFPIAPHIDVYLLNEPAEPTEFSALEYVVREAEGELKRLEDLVEETIVKSGPEDPVLEGLYEKIDEMDPATFESRAAIILTGLGFDKVTIKKHTKDMSGGWRMRVALAKALFVKPTLLLLDDPTAHLDLAACVWLEEYMKRWDRTLILVSHSQDFLNGVCTNMIDMRMKKLMAYGGNYDSYLKTRTELEVNQMKQYNKQQEEIAHIKKFIASAGTYANLVKQAKSRQKILDKMEADGLIQPVVPDKVFSFRFADVDKLPPPVLAFDDMSFSYSGKPEDNLYENLDIGIDMDSRVALVGPNGIGKSTLLKLFQGILQPQKGRVIQHTHIKLGVYSQHSADQLDLTKTPLEFVRDKFSSVSQDFQYWRQQLGRYGLTGEGQTSQMATLSEGQRSRVVFALLALESPNLVLLDEPTNGLDLSTIDSLADAINAFNGGVVIVSHDFRLLDKVAKDIFVIENKTATRWEGSILDYKKKLAQAVVL, encoded by the coding sequence ATGTCCGCTGTGTCTGCATCCAAAGCCAAGAGAGAGCAAAAACGTTTGGAAAGAGAAGCCAAGAAGGCTTCCGAGGGAAAGGCCACcaagaaaaccaagaaacaaaTTGCCAAAGATGCTGAAGAGAAAGACGTCGATGATGCTGAGGCTCAAATCGCCAAATTGAAATTACAAACTGACGAAGATGGAATCTCCGATAGAGTCACCACCGGGGTGTTGTCATCGTTGGTCACGTCCAGGGATATCAAGATCACGTCGGTGTCATTGTTGTTCCATGGTAAAGTGTTGATTCAAGACTCGgtattggagttgaattatggaagaagatatGGATTACTAGGAGAAAACGGATGTGGTAAGTCcactttgttgaagtccatTGCCGCCAGAGAGTTCCCAATTGCCCCCCACATCGATgtgtacttgttgaacgaaCCAGCCGAACCCACTGAGTTTTCTGCTTTAGAATACGTGGTGAGAGAAGCTGAAGGtgagttgaagagattggaaGATTTGGTCGAAGAAACCATTGTCAAGAGTGGGCCTGAAGACCCAGTTTTGGAAGGGTTATACGAGAAGATCGATGAAATGGACCCTGCTACCTTTGAATCGAGAGCTGCCATTATCTTGACTGGTTTGGGTTTTGACAAAGTCACCATCAAGAAACACACCAAGGATATGTCCGGTGGATGGAGAATGAGAGTGGCTTTGGCCAAGGCCTTGTTTGTCAAGCccaccttgttgttgttggatgacCCAACCGCTCATTTGGATTTGGCTGCTTGTGTGTGGTTGGAAGAATATATGAAGAGATGGGACAGaaccttgattttggtgtctCACTCGCAGGATTTCTTGAACGGGGTTTGTACCAACATGATCGATATgagaatgaagaagttgatggcTTATGGTGGTAACTACGATTCCTACCTTAAGACCAGAACTGAATTGGAAGTTAACCAGATGAAACAGTACAACAAGCAACAGGAAGAAATCGCCcatatcaagaagtttaTTGCCTCTGCTGGTACTTATGCCAATTTGGTCAAGCAGGCCAAGTCCAGAcaaaagatcttggataAGATGGAAGCTGATGGTTTGATCCAACCGGTGGTCCCTGATAAGGTTTTCTCCTTCAGATTTGCCGACGTTGATAAGTTGCCCCCTCCAGTGTTGGCATTCGATGACATGTCTTTCTCCTACAGTGGAAAGCCTGAAGATAACTTGTACGAAAACTTGGACATTGGTATCGATATGGACAGTAGAGTGGCTTTGGTGGGTCCTAATGGTATTGGTAAGTCtaccttgttgaagttgttccAAGgtattttgcaaccacaaaagGGTAGAGTTATTCAACACACCCATATCAAGTTGGGAGTCTACTCTCAGCATTCGGCTGACCagttggacttgaccaAGACCCCATTAGAGTTTGTCCGTGATAAgttttcttctgtttctcAAGATTTCCAATACTGGAGACAACAATTAGGACGTTATGGTTTAACTGGTGAAGGTCAAACCTCACAAATGGCTACTTTATCTGAAGGTCAAAGATCCAGAGTTGTGTTTGCCTTATTGGCATTAGAATCTCCAAACTTGGTTCTCTTGGATGAACCTACCAACGGGTTGGACTTATCCACCATTGATTCTTTGGCTGATGCCATTAACGCCTTCAACGGTGGTGTGGTTATTGTTTCCCACGACTTTAGATTGTTGGACAAGGTTGCTAAGGACATTTTCgtcattgaaaacaagACAGCTACGAGATGGGAGGGTTCGATTTTGGattacaagaagaagttggcccAAGCAGTGGTTCTTTAG